In Pseudomonas poae, a single genomic region encodes these proteins:
- a CDS encoding carbonic anhydrase, with protein sequence MSDKDKQPLAASASAPQVAESADAALQHIVDGFLHFHHDVFPQQEELFKKLATAQSPRAMFITCADSRIVPELITQSSPGDLFVTRNVGNVVPPYGQMNGGVSTAIEYAVLALGVQHIIVCGHSDCGAMRAVLNPDSLEKMPTVKAWLRHAEVAKTMVHDNCDCANEGESMKVLTEENVIAQLQHLRTHPSVASRMANGHLFIHGWIYNIETSEIRAYDADQSAFRPLSGEGPIPSATPKARF encoded by the coding sequence ATGAGTGACAAGGATAAACAGCCGTTGGCTGCGTCGGCTTCAGCCCCTCAGGTGGCGGAATCCGCCGATGCAGCGCTGCAGCATATCGTTGACGGCTTTTTGCATTTCCATCACGACGTCTTCCCCCAGCAGGAAGAACTCTTCAAGAAACTCGCCACGGCCCAGAGCCCGCGGGCGATGTTCATTACCTGTGCAGACTCGCGCATCGTGCCCGAGCTGATCACCCAAAGCTCCCCGGGTGATTTGTTCGTGACCCGTAACGTCGGCAACGTGGTGCCGCCTTATGGGCAGATGAACGGCGGTGTATCGACGGCCATCGAGTACGCCGTACTGGCGTTGGGCGTGCAGCACATCATTGTCTGTGGGCATTCCGATTGCGGCGCCATGCGCGCGGTGCTCAACCCCGATAGCCTGGAGAAGATGCCGACGGTCAAGGCTTGGCTGCGGCATGCCGAGGTCGCCAAGACCATGGTTCACGACAACTGCGACTGCGCCAATGAAGGCGAGAGCATGAAGGTGCTGACCGAAGAAAACGTCATCGCCCAGCTGCAACATCTGCGCACCCACCCTTCCGTGGCTTCGCGCATGGCCAATGGTCATTTGTTTATCCATGGTTGGATCTACAACATCGAGACCAGCGAGATCCGGGCCTACGATGCGGATCAATCGGCGTTCCGACCGTTGAGCGGCGAAGGCCCGATTCCTTCCGCGACGCCTAAAGCGCGCTTCTAA
- a CDS encoding protoheme IX farnesyltransferase — protein MAALIGARHRQALWRDYLELTKPKVVVLMLITSLVGMFLATRAGVPWTVLVFGNLGIALCAGGAAAVNHVVDRRIDAVMARTHKRPMAEGRVSPLAALAFALFLAVAGLALLLAFTNPLAAWLTLASLLGYAVIYTGFLKRATPQNIVIGGLAGAAPPMLGWVAVTGHVSAEPLLLVLIIFAWTPPHFWALAIHRKEEYAKADIPMLPVTHGEHYTKVHILLYTFALLAVSLMPYVIHMSGLLYLACALVLGARFLQWAWVLYRGAQPHAAINTFKYSIWYLLLLFIALLVDHYLLLNL, from the coding sequence ATGGCGGCCTTGATCGGCGCGCGTCATCGCCAGGCGCTGTGGCGCGACTACCTGGAGCTGACCAAGCCGAAAGTGGTGGTGCTGATGCTCATCACCTCTCTGGTCGGCATGTTCCTCGCGACCCGCGCCGGGGTACCGTGGACGGTGCTGGTGTTCGGCAACCTGGGGATTGCCCTGTGTGCCGGTGGCGCGGCGGCGGTCAACCATGTGGTGGATCGGCGCATCGATGCAGTGATGGCGCGTACGCACAAGCGGCCAATGGCCGAGGGGCGTGTGTCGCCGCTGGCGGCGCTGGCGTTTGCGTTGTTTCTGGCGGTTGCGGGGTTGGCCCTGCTGCTGGCGTTCACCAACCCCCTGGCGGCGTGGCTCACGTTGGCTTCGTTGCTGGGGTATGCGGTGATCTACACCGGCTTTCTCAAGCGAGCGACGCCGCAGAATATCGTCATCGGCGGCCTGGCCGGTGCGGCACCGCCGATGTTGGGCTGGGTCGCGGTCACCGGCCATGTCAGCGCCGAACCCCTGTTGCTGGTGCTGATCATTTTCGCCTGGACCCCGCCGCACTTCTGGGCGCTGGCCATCCATCGCAAGGAGGAATACGCCAAGGCCGACATTCCCATGCTGCCGGTCACCCACGGCGAGCACTACACCAAGGTGCATATCCTGCTGTACACCTTCGCCCTGCTGGCGGTGAGCCTGATGCCCTATGTCATCCACATGAGCGGCCTGCTCTACCTGGCGTGTGCACTGGTATTGGGCGCGCGCTTTCTGCAATGGGCCTGGGTGTTGTACCGTGGCGCTCAGCCGCACGCGGCGATCAACACCTTCAAGTACTCTATCTGGTACCTGCTGTTGCTGTTTATCGCCCTGCTCGTAGACCACTACCTATTGTTGAACCTATGA
- a CDS encoding ABC transporter permease, whose translation MEALLSFFANIDWSEIWLATGDTMTMLFGSLFFTVVLGLPLGVLLFLTSPRQLFEQKGLYALLSLIVNILRSLPFIILLIVMIPFTVLITGTSLGVAGAIPPLVVGATPFFARLVETALREVDRGIIEATQSMGASTRQIITNALLPEARPGIFAAITVTAITLVSYTAMAGVVGAGGLGDLAIRFGYQRFQTDVMVVTVVMLLVLVQILQTVGDKLVVHFSRK comes from the coding sequence ATGGAAGCCCTGTTGAGTTTCTTCGCCAATATCGACTGGTCGGAAATCTGGCTCGCCACCGGCGACACCATGACCATGCTGTTCGGCTCGCTGTTCTTTACCGTGGTGTTGGGCTTGCCTTTGGGCGTGCTGCTGTTCCTGACCAGCCCACGCCAACTGTTCGAACAGAAAGGCCTGTACGCGCTGCTGTCGCTGATCGTGAACATCCTGCGTTCGCTGCCGTTCATCATCCTGTTGATCGTGATGATTCCGTTCACCGTCCTCATCACCGGCACTTCGCTGGGTGTGGCGGGTGCGATTCCGCCGCTGGTCGTAGGCGCTACGCCATTCTTTGCGCGCCTGGTGGAAACCGCCCTGCGTGAAGTGGATCGCGGCATCATCGAAGCCACGCAATCGATGGGCGCCAGCACGCGCCAGATCATCACCAACGCCCTGTTGCCCGAAGCCCGCCCCGGCATTTTCGCGGCGATTACAGTGACGGCGATTACACTGGTGTCCTACACAGCGATGGCCGGTGTCGTCGGCGCTGGAGGCCTGGGTGACCTGGCGATTCGTTTCGGCTACCAGCGCTTCCAGACCGATGTGATGGTAGTCACGGTCGTGATGCTGCTGGTGCTGGTGCAAATTCTGCAAACCGTCGGCGACAAGCTGGTGGTGCATTTTTCTCGAAAATAA
- a CDS encoding SCO family protein, translating to MTRTQKTVFILVAIVALIMGLTVNKVLSGKGQGDPTALIDAGIILLPQSRQLPPVTMTNQDGQPVVVNELKGKWSLLFFGYTFCPDICPTTLAQLRQIKSELPKDVVDKLQVILVSVDPHRDTATQLKQYLGYFDPQFEGLTGANVDDVQKVSNAVSIPFIPADTSKPNYTVDHSGNLAVIGPDGTQRGFIRAPLNNQKLVAQLPGLLQRK from the coding sequence ATGACCCGAACTCAAAAAACCGTCTTTATCCTGGTGGCCATCGTCGCGTTGATCATGGGCCTGACCGTCAACAAAGTACTCAGTGGCAAAGGCCAGGGTGACCCCACTGCGTTGATCGACGCTGGCATCATCCTGCTGCCGCAAAGTCGCCAACTGCCGCCGGTGACCATGACAAACCAGGACGGCCAGCCCGTGGTGGTCAACGAGTTGAAGGGCAAGTGGAGCCTGCTGTTCTTTGGCTACACCTTCTGCCCGGACATTTGCCCTACCACCCTCGCCCAGCTGCGCCAGATCAAGAGCGAGCTGCCCAAGGACGTTGTGGATAAGTTGCAGGTGATCCTGGTGAGCGTCGATCCGCATCGCGATACGGCAACCCAGCTCAAGCAGTACCTGGGTTACTTCGACCCACAATTTGAAGGCCTGACGGGCGCGAATGTGGACGATGTGCAGAAGGTTTCGAATGCGGTGAGCATTCCGTTCATTCCGGCCGATACCAGCAAGCCGAACTACACCGTGGACCACAGCGGCAACCTGGCGGTGATCGGGCCGGATGGGACGCAGCGTGGGTTTATCCGGGCGCCGTTGAATAACCAGAAGCTGGTGGCGCAGTTGCCTGGGTTGCTGCAGCGCAAGTAG
- a CDS encoding catalase HPII, with protein sequence MDRENTNAKLQALEEFRSDATGQALRTNQGVKISDNQNSLKVGARGPSLLEDFIMREKITHFDHERIPERIVHARGTGAHGYFQSYENHSALTKAGFLRDPGHKTPVFVRFSTVQGPRGSGDTVRDVRGFAVKFFTDEGNFDLVGNNMPVFFIQDAIKFPDFVHAVKPEPHNEIPTGGSAHDTFWDFVSLQPESAHMVIWAMSDRAIPKSLRSMQGFGVHTFRFINAEGVSNFVKFHWRPTAGTCSLVWDEAQKLAGKDTDYHRRDLWESIETGDYPEWELGVQVIPEDKEHAFEFDILDPTKLIPEELVPITPLGKMVLNRNPDNFFAEVEQVAFCPGHMVPGIDFSNDPLLQGRLFSYTDTQISRLGGPNFHELPINRPVVPFHNGQRDAMHRTVIDKGRAAYEPNSIDGGWPKETPPAAQDGGFESYYERIDAHKVRERSESFGDHFSQARLFFRSMSKHEQEHIIAAYSFELGKVEREFIRARQVNEILANIDLELAKRVAENLGLPVPKKGTVAEYKTSLARSPALSQANLLPADIKTRKVAILAANGVDGAAIAALKKALEAEGAHAKLLGPTSAPVTTADGKSLPVDASMEGLPSIAFDAVFIPGGKESVKALSGDGVALHYVLEAYKHLKAIAVASEAKSLLDLLKLEADAGLIVGSDAKAFKAFFAAIGQHRVWDREPKAKAIPA encoded by the coding sequence CTGGACCGTGAGAACACCAACGCCAAGTTGCAGGCCCTGGAAGAGTTCCGCTCGGACGCCACCGGCCAAGCCTTGCGCACTAACCAAGGCGTTAAGATTTCCGACAACCAGAACAGCTTGAAGGTCGGCGCACGCGGGCCCTCGCTGCTGGAAGATTTCATCATGCGTGAAAAGATCACGCACTTTGACCATGAGCGGATTCCCGAGCGCATCGTGCATGCGCGTGGCACGGGCGCCCATGGCTATTTCCAGAGCTATGAAAACCATTCGGCACTGACCAAGGCCGGCTTCCTGCGTGACCCTGGGCATAAGACGCCGGTATTTGTGCGTTTTTCCACCGTGCAGGGCCCCCGCGGCTCCGGCGACACCGTGCGCGACGTGCGTGGTTTTGCCGTGAAGTTCTTCACCGACGAAGGCAACTTCGACTTGGTGGGCAACAACATGCCGGTGTTTTTTATCCAGGACGCAATCAAGTTTCCTGACTTTGTGCATGCGGTAAAGCCTGAGCCGCACAACGAGATTCCTACGGGCGGTTCGGCCCACGATACGTTCTGGGATTTTGTCTCGCTGCAGCCGGAGTCGGCGCATATGGTCATCTGGGCCATGTCTGACCGTGCCATCCCGAAAAGCCTGCGCAGCATGCAGGGCTTTGGCGTACATACCTTTCGCTTTATCAATGCCGAAGGCGTCTCCAATTTCGTCAAGTTCCACTGGCGTCCGACAGCAGGTACCTGTTCCCTGGTGTGGGACGAAGCGCAAAAGCTCGCGGGTAAAGATACCGACTACCACCGTCGCGATCTGTGGGAGTCCATCGAAACCGGCGATTACCCTGAATGGGAGCTGGGCGTGCAGGTGATTCCTGAGGATAAGGAGCACGCATTCGAGTTTGACATTCTGGACCCGACCAAGCTGATTCCAGAGGAGTTGGTTCCGATTACCCCGCTCGGCAAAATGGTGCTGAACCGCAACCCGGACAACTTCTTCGCCGAGGTCGAGCAGGTGGCGTTCTGCCCTGGGCATATGGTGCCGGGCATCGACTTCTCCAATGACCCGCTGTTGCAGGGGCGTCTGTTTTCCTACACCGATACCCAAATAAGTCGTCTCGGTGGCCCTAACTTCCACGAGTTGCCGATCAATCGGCCGGTAGTACCGTTTCATAATGGTCAGCGCGATGCCATGCACCGCACTGTGATCGATAAGGGCCGCGCCGCGTACGAGCCCAATTCGATTGATGGCGGCTGGCCGAAAGAAACGCCGCCGGCAGCGCAAGACGGTGGGTTCGAGTCGTACTACGAGCGCATCGATGCTCATAAGGTGCGTGAGCGCAGTGAATCGTTCGGTGACCACTTCTCCCAGGCTCGCCTGTTTTTCCGCAGCATGAGCAAGCATGAGCAAGAGCACATCATTGCGGCCTACAGCTTTGAGCTGGGCAAGGTGGAGCGCGAGTTTATTCGTGCACGGCAGGTGAACGAGATTCTGGCCAATATTGACCTGGAACTGGCCAAGCGCGTGGCTGAAAACCTCGGTTTGCCGGTGCCGAAAAAAGGCACGGTGGCGGAGTACAAGACCTCGTTGGCACGCTCGCCTGCGTTGAGCCAGGCAAACTTGCTGCCGGCGGATATCAAAACGCGCAAGGTGGCGATCCTGGCAGCGAATGGCGTGGATGGTGCGGCAATCGCCGCATTGAAGAAGGCACTGGAAGCTGAGGGTGCGCATGCCAAACTGCTCGGGCCGACGTCGGCGCCGGTAACAACGGCGGATGGCAAGAGTTTGCCGGTGGATGCATCGATGGAAGGGTTGCCGTCCATTGCGTTTGATGCGGTGTTCATCCCGGGGGGCAAGGAGTCGGTGAAAGCGCTGAGCGGCGACGGGGTCGCGTTGCATTACGTCCTTGAAGCGTACAAGCACCTTAAGGCGATTGCCGTCGCCAGTGAGGCGAAGTCGTTGCTGGACTTGCTCAAGCTTGAGGCGGATGCGGGACTGATCGTGGGATCGGAT
- a CDS encoding ABC transporter substrate-binding protein — MKKLLVAFAAVAAFSAHAETLTVAASPVPHAEILEFVKPALAKEGVDLQVKVFTDYVQPNVQVAEKRLDANFFQHQPYLDEFNKAKGTHLVSVGAVHLEPLGAYSSKFKKLEDLPSGANVVIPNDATNGGRALLLLAKHNLITLKDPTNILSTIKDITANPKGLKFRELEAATLPRVLTQVDLALINTNYALEAKLDPSKDALVIEGNDSPYVNILVTREDNKDSDAVKKLVAALHTPEVKAFILEKYKGAILPAF, encoded by the coding sequence ATGAAAAAACTACTGGTTGCTTTTGCCGCCGTTGCTGCGTTTTCCGCCCACGCCGAGACCCTCACGGTCGCCGCTTCGCCGGTACCGCACGCGGAAATCCTGGAGTTCGTGAAACCTGCCCTGGCCAAAGAAGGCGTGGACCTGCAGGTCAAAGTCTTCACCGACTACGTGCAACCCAACGTACAGGTGGCTGAAAAGCGCCTGGACGCCAACTTCTTCCAACACCAGCCGTACCTGGATGAGTTCAACAAAGCCAAGGGCACTCACCTGGTCAGCGTCGGTGCCGTGCACCTGGAGCCCCTGGGCGCCTACTCCAGCAAGTTCAAGAAGCTGGAAGACCTGCCAAGCGGTGCCAACGTAGTCATCCCGAACGACGCCACCAACGGCGGCCGTGCGCTGTTGCTGCTGGCCAAGCACAACCTGATCACCCTGAAGGACCCGACCAACATCCTGTCGACCATCAAGGACATCACCGCCAACCCTAAAGGCCTGAAGTTCCGCGAGCTGGAAGCCGCCACCCTGCCGCGCGTACTGACCCAGGTCGACCTGGCGCTGATCAACACCAACTACGCCCTGGAAGCCAAGCTGGACCCTTCCAAGGACGCACTGGTGATCGAAGGCAACGACTCGCCTTACGTGAACATCCTGGTAACCCGCGAAGACAACAAAGACTCGGACGCCGTGAAGAAGCTGGTAGCAGCGCTGCACACCCCGGAAGTGAAAGCGTTCATTCTTGAGAAGTACAAAGGCGCGATTCTGCCGGCGTTCTGA
- a CDS encoding SulP family inorganic anion transporter encodes MRAAQLKAVLPRELLASVVVFLVALPLCMGIAIASGMPPAKGLITGIIGGLVVGWLAGSPLQVSGPAAGLAVLVFELVRQHGMLMLGPILLLAGFLQLVAGRLRLGCWFRVTAPAVVYGMLAGIGVLIVLSQIHVMLDGAPKPSGLDNLAGFPAAVAQAIPSLGWQAGLLGLSTMLVMYLWDKLRPARLRFVPGALLGVGLTTAVSLLLALQVKRVEVPENLADAIDWLRPSDLLNLADPQLLIAAFAVAFIASAETLLSAAAVDRMHSGQRSDFDKELSAQGVGNMLCGLVGALPMTGVIVRSSANVQAGATTRLSAMFHGLWLLAFVLLLSSVLQSIPVASLAGVLVYTGIKLVDLKAFKALGRYGRMPMFTYAATALAIIFTDLLTGVLVGFGLTLVKLAFKASRLKVSLIDLPQDGEMELRLTGAATFLKVPALTQVLSTVPAGTTVHVPLNNLSYIDHSCLELLEEWGRANAAKGSKLVIEARGLKRRLEGRVRMTTGIGSAIV; translated from the coding sequence ATGCGTGCTGCTCAATTGAAAGCTGTACTGCCACGGGAGCTGCTCGCCTCCGTGGTTGTGTTTCTGGTCGCCCTGCCCTTGTGCATGGGGATCGCGATTGCGTCCGGGATGCCGCCGGCCAAGGGCCTGATTACCGGCATCATCGGGGGCTTGGTGGTGGGTTGGCTGGCGGGGTCGCCGTTGCAGGTCAGTGGTCCGGCGGCAGGCTTGGCGGTGTTGGTGTTCGAGTTGGTGCGCCAACACGGCATGTTGATGCTCGGGCCGATTCTGCTGCTGGCGGGCTTCCTGCAACTGGTGGCGGGGCGCTTGCGCCTCGGCTGCTGGTTTCGTGTTACGGCGCCGGCGGTGGTGTACGGCATGCTGGCGGGGATCGGTGTGCTGATTGTGCTGTCGCAGATCCACGTGATGCTCGATGGCGCGCCCAAGCCTTCCGGGCTGGATAACCTGGCTGGCTTTCCGGCGGCAGTGGCACAGGCCATTCCAAGCCTGGGTTGGCAGGCAGGTTTGCTTGGGTTGTCGACCATGCTGGTGATGTACCTGTGGGACAAATTGCGCCCGGCACGCCTGCGTTTTGTACCCGGTGCCCTGCTGGGCGTGGGCCTGACCACTGCGGTCAGCCTGCTGCTGGCATTGCAGGTCAAGCGTGTGGAAGTCCCGGAAAACCTCGCCGATGCTATCGACTGGCTGCGCCCCAGCGACCTGCTGAACCTGGCTGATCCGCAACTGCTGATCGCGGCATTTGCCGTGGCGTTTATCGCCAGTGCGGAAACCCTGCTTTCCGCCGCAGCGGTTGACCGCATGCACAGCGGCCAGCGTTCTGATTTCGACAAGGAATTGTCCGCCCAAGGTGTCGGCAACATGCTCTGCGGCTTGGTCGGTGCGTTGCCGATGACCGGCGTGATCGTACGCAGTTCGGCCAACGTACAGGCGGGCGCCACCACGCGGCTGTCGGCGATGTTCCATGGCCTGTGGCTGCTGGCGTTCGTGTTGTTGCTGTCGAGCGTGCTGCAAAGCATTCCGGTGGCGAGCCTGGCGGGTGTGTTGGTGTACACCGGGATCAAGCTGGTGGACCTCAAAGCGTTCAAGGCCTTGGGACGATATGGACGGATGCCGATGTTCACTTATGCCGCCACTGCGCTGGCGATCATCTTCACCGACCTGCTGACCGGTGTGCTGGTGGGCTTCGGGCTGACGTTGGTGAAGTTGGCGTTCAAGGCATCACGGTTGAAAGTCAGCCTGATTGATTTGCCCCAGGACGGCGAGATGGAGCTGCGATTGACCGGTGCGGCGACCTTTTTGAAAGTGCCGGCACTGACCCAGGTGCTGTCGACGGTACCGGCGGGGACCACAGTGCATGTGCCGCTGAATAACCTGAGTTACATCGACCATTCCTGCCTGGAGCTGCTGGAGGAATGGGGGCGAGCCAACGCGGCGAAAGGCTCGAAGCTGGTGATTGAAGCGCGGGGGTTGAAGCGTCGGTTGGAAGGTCGGGTGCGTATGACTACAGGGATAGGTTCGGCGATAGTCTGA
- a CDS encoding cytochrome c oxidase subunit 3 gives MSSHDTYYVPAQSKWPIIATFGMLITVYGLGVWFNDLKAARPESHGPWIFFVGGLLLAYMLFGWFGAVIKESRAGLYSPQMDRSFRWGMTWFIFSEVMFFIAFFGALFYVRHMSGPWLGGEGHKGIAHMLWPDFQFTWPLLNNPDPKLYPPPEGTISPWGLPLINTILLVSSSVTITIAHHALRKGHRGALKIWLALTVLLGWAFLGFQAEEYIHAYKELGLTLGSGVYGATFFMLTGFHGAHVTIGTIILFVMLMRILRGHFNAEHQFGFEAASWYWHFVDVVWIGLFFFVYVL, from the coding sequence ATGTCGTCTCATGATACGTACTACGTACCAGCGCAAAGCAAATGGCCAATAATTGCCACGTTTGGCATGTTGATCACGGTGTACGGCCTGGGCGTGTGGTTCAACGACCTCAAGGCGGCGCGCCCGGAATCCCACGGGCCGTGGATCTTTTTCGTCGGTGGCCTGCTGCTGGCCTACATGCTGTTCGGCTGGTTCGGCGCGGTGATCAAGGAAAGCCGTGCCGGTTTGTACAGCCCGCAGATGGACCGCTCGTTCCGCTGGGGCATGACCTGGTTCATCTTTTCCGAGGTGATGTTCTTTATCGCATTCTTTGGTGCACTTTTTTATGTCCGGCACATGTCCGGCCCGTGGCTGGGGGGTGAAGGTCATAAAGGCATCGCCCACATGCTGTGGCCGGACTTCCAGTTCACCTGGCCGCTGCTCAACAACCCCGATCCCAAACTGTATCCGCCACCGGAAGGCACCATCAGCCCGTGGGGCCTGCCGCTGATCAACACGATTCTGCTGGTCAGTTCCAGCGTGACCATCACCATCGCCCACCATGCATTGCGCAAAGGCCATCGCGGCGCGCTGAAAATCTGGCTGGCGCTGACGGTGTTGCTGGGTTGGGCGTTCCTGGGCTTTCAGGCCGAGGAATACATCCACGCCTACAAGGAGCTGGGCCTCACCTTGGGTTCGGGTGTGTACGGCGCGACGTTCTTCATGCTCACCGGGTTCCACGGTGCCCACGTGACCATCGGCACCATCATTTTGTTTGTGATGCTGATGCGCATCCTGCGCGGGCATTTCAATGCCGAGCACCAGTTCGGGTTCGAGGCCGCCAGTTGGTATTGGCACTTTGTGGATGTGGTGTGGATCGGGCTGTTTTTCTTCGTGTATGTGTTGTGA
- a CDS encoding cytochrome c oxidase assembly protein: MADSVPLKRLVTRLLILVLAMFAFGFALVPIYDVMCKAFGINGKTAGQYEGEQVVDPSRQVRVQFLSTNAIDMVWEFHSKADEVVVNPGAVTEMLFVAYNPTDKAMTAQAVPSISPAEAAMYFHKTECFCFTQQVLQPGQRIEMPVRFIVDRAMPKDVKHLTLAYTLFDITARQPPVAVHTGG; the protein is encoded by the coding sequence ATGGCTGACTCCGTGCCGCTCAAACGCCTGGTCACGCGCCTGCTGATTCTGGTGCTGGCCATGTTCGCCTTCGGCTTTGCCCTGGTGCCGATCTACGACGTGATGTGCAAGGCATTCGGCATCAACGGCAAGACCGCCGGGCAGTACGAAGGCGAGCAGGTTGTCGACCCTTCGCGGCAGGTGCGAGTGCAATTCCTGTCGACCAACGCCATCGACATGGTCTGGGAGTTTCATTCCAAGGCCGACGAAGTGGTGGTCAACCCAGGGGCCGTCACCGAGATGCTTTTTGTGGCCTACAACCCCACCGACAAGGCCATGACCGCCCAGGCTGTACCGAGCATTTCCCCGGCCGAAGCGGCGATGTACTTCCACAAGACCGAATGTTTTTGCTTCACCCAGCAAGTGTTGCAACCCGGCCAGCGTATCGAGATGCCTGTGCGCTTCATCGTCGACCGGGCGATGCCCAAGGATGTGAAGCATTTGACCCTGGCGTACACGCTGTTTGATATCACTGCGCGCCAACCGCCGGTGGCCGTCCACACCGGCGGCTAG
- the coxB gene encoding cytochrome c oxidase subunit II, translating to MTRHPHVWMGLLLWSVFGQAHAAWTTNMAPGATEVSHAVFDLHMTIFWICVVIGIVVFGAMFWSMILHRRSTGQVAAKFHESTTVEILWTVVPLLILVAMAIPATKTLINIYDSSESDIDIQVTGYQWKWHYKYLGQDVEFFSNLATPAEQIHNQAVKGEHYLLEVDQPLVLPVGAKVRFLVTAADVIHSWWVPAFAVKRDAIPGFVNEAWTRVEKPGIYRGQCAELCGKDHGFMPIVVEVKSKADYDTWLGERKEEAAKLKELTSKEWTLEELVARGDKVYHTTCVACHQAEGQGLPPMFPALKGSPIATGPKEDHLHRVYFGKPGTAMAAFGKQLSEVDIAAVVTYERNAWGNNKGDMVTPKDVLALKQAESK from the coding sequence ATGACGCGACATCCACACGTTTGGATGGGCCTCCTGTTGTGGTCGGTATTCGGCCAGGCGCACGCCGCCTGGACAACGAATATGGCGCCAGGGGCTACAGAGGTCAGTCACGCCGTGTTTGACCTGCACATGACCATTTTCTGGATTTGTGTGGTGATCGGCATCGTCGTGTTTGGCGCGATGTTCTGGTCGATGATCCTGCACCGCCGGTCTACGGGCCAGGTGGCGGCGAAGTTCCACGAGAGCACGACCGTGGAAATCCTCTGGACCGTGGTGCCCTTGCTGATCCTGGTGGCCATGGCCATTCCGGCAACCAAGACCCTGATCAACATCTACGACAGCAGTGAATCGGATATCGATATCCAGGTCACCGGCTATCAGTGGAAGTGGCATTACAAATACCTGGGCCAGGACGTGGAGTTCTTCAGCAACCTGGCCACACCCGCCGAGCAAATCCATAACCAGGCCGTGAAAGGCGAACATTACCTGTTGGAAGTCGACCAGCCGCTGGTGTTGCCGGTAGGGGCCAAAGTGCGTTTCCTGGTGACGGCTGCCGACGTGATCCACTCCTGGTGGGTGCCGGCCTTTGCGGTCAAGCGCGATGCGATCCCCGGCTTCGTCAACGAGGCCTGGACCCGCGTCGAGAAACCCGGCATCTACCGTGGCCAGTGCGCCGAACTGTGCGGCAAGGACCACGGGTTCATGCCCATCGTGGTCGAGGTCAAGTCCAAGGCGGACTACGACACCTGGCTCGGCGAGCGTAAGGAAGAAGCCGCCAAGCTCAAAGAGCTGACCTCCAAAGAGTGGACGCTGGAAGAACTGGTGGCCCGTGGCGACAAGGTCTACCACACCACTTGCGTGGCCTGTCACCAGGCTGAAGGCCAAGGCCTGCCGCCGATGTTCCCGGCGCTTAAGGGCTCGCCAATCGCAACCGGGCCTAAGGAAGACCACCTGCACCGCGTCTACTTCGGCAAGCCCGGCACCGCCATGGCCGCCTTCGGCAAGCAGTTGTCGGAAGTGGATATCGCCGCCGTGGTGACCTACGAACGCAACGCCTGGGGCAACAACAAAGGCGACATGGTCACGCCCAAGGATGTGCTGGCTTTGAAACAGGCAGAAAGCAAATGA